The sequence below is a genomic window from Barrientosiimonas humi.
GGGTGCACCAGCTTGGTCGCGGTCCTGCTTGCCATCCCGCCATCGTACTGTCATGTTCCGAGTACCCGAACATCTGTTATGTTCGGGAAATATGAACATGAACGCTGCCAGTGTGCAGAGCCGGCCGACGAGCCGGGGGACCCGGTGGGTGTTCTGGGGGACGGCGTACGCCCTGCTCGTCCTGCTCACCGGGACCAACCTGCCCACCCCGCTGTACCGGGGCTACGAGACGCGGTTCGGCTTCTCGCCCTTCGTGGTCACCCTGATCTTCGCCGCCTACATCGCCGTGCTCATCCCGTCCCTGCTGCTCGCCGGGCCGCTGTCCGACGCGGTCGGACGACGGCGCGTCCTGCTCCCCGCCCTCGGGCTCGCCGCGCTGGGTTCGGCTGCGTTCGCGCTGGCGAGCGACGTCGCATGGCTGTTCGCCGGTCGCCTGCTGCAGGGCGTGGCCGTCGGCGCCGCGTCCGGTGCGCTCACCGCCGCGCTGAGCGAGCTCGAGCCCGGGGGCAACCGCCGGAGGGCGGCGCTGGTCTCCACCGTGGTGTCCGTCGGGGGCCTGGGGCTCGGCCCGGTCCTCGGTGCCGCCGTCGCCGAGTATGCGCCGGCGCCGGGTGTGCTCCCGTTCCTGCTGGAGATCGTGCTGCTGGTCCCGGCGGCGGTCTTCGTCGCGCGGATGCCGGAGACGTCGCGCGGCGCGGCGCCCGCGCTGTCGAGGTGGCGCCCCCGCCGGCCGAGCGTCCCCGCCGCGGTGCGCGGGGTCTTCCTGACGAGCGGCAGCGCCAGCTTCGCCGCGTTCGCCGTGGTCGGCCTCTTCCTCACGATGGTCCCGGCCTACGTCACGAGCGTGACCGGCAGCGGGAACCTGCTGCTCGGGGGTGCGGCCGCCGCGCTGCTGTTCGCGGCCTCGGCCACGGTCCAGGTGCTGACGTACGGCATGCGGCCGCTGCGGCTGCAGATCTGCGGGCTGCCCGTCCTCGCCCTGGGTCTGGGGCTGCTCGTGCTCGCCGGCAGCCGCGGCTCGCTCGGGGTGCTCCTGGTGGCGACCGCGCTGGCCGGGATCGGTCACGGGCTGGTGTTCCTGGGCAGCCTCACCGCGGTCAACTCGCTCGCGCCACCCGCGCAGCACGCCGAGGTGGTCTCGAGCTTCTACGTCGCGCTGTACGCCGGTGTCGGCGTGCCCGTGCTGGGTCTCGGGATCCTGGCGACCCGCACCGGCCTGCTCGAGGCCGTCGGCTGGTTCGCCGCGTCGGTGGCTGCGCTGTGCCTGGTCGTGCTCACCGGGCTGTGCCTGGCGCACGCCCGCGACGGCTACCGTGCGTGACGTGACCGATCAGGAGATGCGCCCGTCGCTGCGGGTCGGTGTGGTCGGAGCGGGCCGCGTGGGGTCGGTGCTGGGTGCCGCGCTGCGCGAGGCCGGTCACTCGGTGGTCGCCACCTCCGCGGTCAGCGACGCCTCGCTCGACCGCGCTGCCGAGATGCTGCCCGGCGTGCCCGTGGTCGAGGTGGACGAGGTCGTACGCCGGTCGGACCTGGTGCTCGTCACGGTTCCTGACGACCAGATCGCTTCTGTCGTCGAGGGATTCGCGGCCATGGGGCTGCTCGACCAGCCGCGCATGGTGGCGCACGCCGCGGGTTCGCTCGGCCTGGCGCCGCTGGCGCCGGTGCTGGAGCGCGGCGGTCTCGGCTTCGCGCTGCACCCGGCGATGACGTTCAGCGGCGAGCCCAAGGACGTCGAGCGGCTCGTCGGAACCATCTTCGCCGTGACCGCGACCGACGAGTCGCTGGCGGTCGCGCAGTCGATCGTGATGGACCTCGGCGGCGAACCGGTCGTGCTCCCGGAGGCCGACCGGGTGACCTATCACGCGGCCCTCGCGCACGCCTCGAACCACGCGGTCACCCTGGTCGCCCAGGCGCAGCAGGTGCTGCGCGGGCTCGGCATCGACGACCCCGGTCGGGTGCTGCGGCCGATCATGGAGGCCACGGTCGACAACGCGCTGCAGCGGGGCGACCGGGCGCTGACCGGTCCGGTCGCGCGCGGCGACGTGGGCACCGTCGCGGCCCATCTCGCCGCGCTGCGCGACGAGACCGTCGACGTGCCGGCCGCCTACCGGGCGATGGCCCGGGCGACCGCCGAGCGCGCGATCGCCCGCCGCACGGTGCCGGCCGAGCTCGTCGGTGAGCTGCTCGACCTGCTCGGCGAGGACGTACGCCCGGAGTGAGTCGCGACCGCCGACCGCCATGTCGCATTTCGGCTAGTCAGGGCCGGTCGAGCGGGTGAGACTGGTCGGCATGCACACCGATCGAGAGGCCTGCGCCGCCGCCGTCCGCTCCCGCGACGCGCGGTTCGACGGCTGGTTCTTCACCGGGGTGCGCACGACCGGGATCTACTGCCGGCCGAGCTGCCCGGCCATGACGCCGAAGGCCGGCAACATGGTCTTCTACCCCAGCGCCGCGGCCGCCCAGGCCGAGGGCTTCCGCGCGTGCAAGCGGTGCCGCCCCGACACCACGCCGGGATCGCCGGAGTGGAACGTCCGGGCCGACGTCGTGGCCCGGGCCATGCGGCTTATCGCCGACGGCGTGGTCGACCGCGACGGGGTGGCGGGGCTCGCGACGCGGCTGGGTTACAGCGTGCGGCAGGTCGAGCGGCAGGTGCGCGCCGAGCTGGGCGCGGGTCCGCTCGCGCTCGCCCGGGCCCAGCGCGCGCAGTCGGCCCGGCTGCTCATCGAGACCACCGATCTGCCGCTCGCCGACGTCGCCTTCGCCGCCGGGTTCGGCAGCATCCGCGCGTTCAACCAGACCGTGCAGGAGGTCTACGCCGTCGCGCCGCGCGACCTGCGCCGCACCCGCGCGGCCGGCCGCGCTGGGCCCGAGCAGGAAGCCGCGCCCGCGAGTCCCCAGGCCTGGCAGCTCGTCCCGCTGCGGCTGGCCGTCCGCCGCCCGTTCCTGCCCGACAACGTCTTCGGTCACCTGGCCGCCACCGCGGTGCCGGGCATCGAGGAGTGGCGCGACGGGGCGTACGTCCGCTCGCTGCGCCTCCCGCACGGCCCGGCGGTCGTGGCGCTCGCGCCCGAGCCCGACCACGTGGCCGCCCGGCTGTGGCTGTCCGACCTGCGCGACCTCGGCGTGGCCGTCAGCCGGTGCCGCTGGACGCTCGACCTCGACGCCGACCCGCAGGCGGTCGACGAGGCGCTGGGGGCCGACCGGCGGCTGGCGCCGCTCGTGCGGCGCGCCCCCGGCCGCCGGGTGCCTCGCTCGGGCGACGCCGAGGAGGCCGCGCTGCGGATCGTGCTCGGCCAGCAGGTGTCCACGGCCGCCGCGCGCACCCTGGCGGCGCGGCTCGTCGCCTCGCACGGCACCGCCCTGCCCGAGCCGGTCGGCGGGGTGACGCACGGGTTCCCGGCGCCGTCCGAGCTCGCCGACCTCGACCCGGCCGAGCTGGCCATGCCCGCCGCGCGACGGCGTACGTTCTCCGGCCTGGTCCGGGCGCTCGCCGACGGCGACGTCGACGTGCAGCCCACCGCCGACCCGGTGGCCGCGCGGGAGGGCCTCGCGGCCCTGCCCGGCGTCGGCCCGTGGACCGTGGAGTCGATCGCCATGCGCTGCCTGGGCGACCCCGACGCCTTCCCGGCCGCCGACCTCGGGGTGCGCCGCGGCGCCGAGTCGGTGGGGCTGCCCGGCGCGCCGGGCGCCCTGGTCGCCGCGAGCGCTGCCTGGCGGCCGTGGCGGGCCTATGCGGTGCAGCACCTGTGGGCCACCTCCGACCATCCGATCAATCGACTTCCCGAGCCCGGGACGACCAAGGAGTCCGCGTGAGCGACAACAACGACAGCACCACCGCCACCGTGCGCCATCTGCGCATGCCGCAGACCCCGGTCGGACCGATCGTGCTGGTGGCCGACGGGGATTCTCTGGCCGGCGTCTACATGCACGAGCACCGGCACGCGCCCGAGGTGACGCAATTCGGGCCGGAGATCGCCGACGACCCGTTCCTGGTCGGTGTCGCGAGGCAGCTGAGCGAGTATTTCGCCGGTGAGCGGGAAATGTTCGACGTGCCGGTGTCACCGCGCGGCACCGACTTCCAGCGACTCGTCTGGGACGGTTTGCGCGAGATTCCCTACGGCCAGACGTGGACGTACGCCCAGCTCGCCCGCCACATCGGCCAGCCGACGGCCAGTCGCGCGGTGGGGCTGGCCAACGGGCGCAACCCGGTCTCGATCGTCGTCCCGTGCCACCGGGTGGTGGGGTCCGACGGGAGTCTGACCGGTTATGGCGGCGGGCTCGACAACAAGCGGGCGCTGCTGGATCTGGAGCGGTCGCACACGGATTCGGCGCTCTTCTGAGAATCGTCGGAGGAGCCCCGGTCACGACCGTTCGAGGTGGCCGGAGGCGCGGAGCCGACGCTCAGGCAACCCGGTTATCCTGGCCACGGAGCGCAGCACCGTGCGGTGCCGCACGGTGCACCACCTCGCGAGACCGACCAGGAGCCAGATCGATGCTGTCGCAGCTGTGGACGTTCATCGCAGCATTGCTGCCGAGCGCGGGTCTGCTCTATCTGTTCGTCATGGTGATCAAGCACATCGTCGAGGGCGACCGACGCGAACGCGTCGCGCAGCGCCAATGGGAGGCAGAGCAGGACGCCGCGGCGAATGCCGAGCCCGCTTCTGTTTCTTCGCAGGACAAGCCCGGCGAGTAGCCTTTTCTGCCCATCTGCCCTACGGTGACCTCGGTTTACCGTATTTCGGTGCGGTCCGATTCGGCCGAATCCACACCCATCTTTGCGGGTGGACGGCCGCTCGAACGAAAGGCATTCTCCCCATGGCACAGAAGGTCATCGTCCAGCTGCTCGACGACATCGACCAGACTCCCGCCGACGAGACCGTGCGTTTTGCGCTCGACGGTGTGAACTACGAGATCGACCTGACCACCGCCAACGCCGCGAAGCTGCGCGACTCGCTGGCCCAGTGGACCGGGCACGCGCGCCGCACCGGCGGTCGCAAGTCCACCGGTCGTGGTGGCAGCTCCGGCGGCAGCGGCCGTCAGGACCTGAACGAGATGCGTGAGTGGGGCCGCAAGAACGGCTTCAAGGTCAGCGACCGCGGCCGCGTCTCGCGCGAGCTGCAGGAGGCCTACGACAAGGCCAACGGCTGAGCCGAGCAGCAGCCGCGGCCCGGCCGGCGTTCTTGTCGGTCAGGCCGCGCTGATCGGGGCGAACAGGTCGCCCTGGTCGGCCAGCCGCTCCAGCACGTCGTCGAGGTCGAGCTGGCGCAACGACTCCGGGTCGTCCGCGCCGGTCTCGACCTCGTCCCACGTCCGGGGCGCGGCGGCGGTCGGGCGGTCCTTCCCCCGCAGGCTGTAGGGCGCGATCGTCGTCTTCGCCGCGACGTTCTGCGACCAGTCGAGGAACACCTTCCCCGGGCGCAGCGACTTGGTCATCCGCCACACGACCAGCTTGGGCTCGGCCTTCTGCAGCCGCTCGGCGATGCCGCGGGCCAGCTCCCGCGCGTCGTCGCTGCTGCGTGACCCGTCGAGCGGGGCGTACAGCTGCATGCCCTTGCTGCCGGAGGTGACCGGGACGACGGTCTCGAGACCCTCGCGCGCGAGCTCCTCGCGCACGAGCAGCGCGACCCGGGCGCACTCGTGCAGCCCGGCCGGGGCGCCGGGGTC
It includes:
- a CDS encoding MFS transporter, which codes for MNAASVQSRPTSRGTRWVFWGTAYALLVLLTGTNLPTPLYRGYETRFGFSPFVVTLIFAAYIAVLIPSLLLAGPLSDAVGRRRVLLPALGLAALGSAAFALASDVAWLFAGRLLQGVAVGAASGALTAALSELEPGGNRRRAALVSTVVSVGGLGLGPVLGAAVAEYAPAPGVLPFLLEIVLLVPAAVFVARMPETSRGAAPALSRWRPRRPSVPAAVRGVFLTSGSASFAAFAVVGLFLTMVPAYVTSVTGSGNLLLGGAAAALLFAASATVQVLTYGMRPLRLQICGLPVLALGLGLLVLAGSRGSLGVLLVATALAGIGHGLVFLGSLTAVNSLAPPAQHAEVVSSFYVALYAGVGVPVLGLGILATRTGLLEAVGWFAASVAALCLVVLTGLCLAHARDGYRA
- a CDS encoding Rossmann-like and DUF2520 domain-containing protein, translating into MTDQEMRPSLRVGVVGAGRVGSVLGAALREAGHSVVATSAVSDASLDRAAEMLPGVPVVEVDEVVRRSDLVLVTVPDDQIASVVEGFAAMGLLDQPRMVAHAAGSLGLAPLAPVLERGGLGFALHPAMTFSGEPKDVERLVGTIFAVTATDESLAVAQSIVMDLGGEPVVLPEADRVTYHAALAHASNHAVTLVAQAQQVLRGLGIDDPGRVLRPIMEATVDNALQRGDRALTGPVARGDVGTVAAHLAALRDETVDVPAAYRAMARATAERAIARRTVPAELVGELLDLLGEDVRPE
- a CDS encoding DNA-3-methyladenine glycosylase 2 family protein, with the translated sequence MHTDREACAAAVRSRDARFDGWFFTGVRTTGIYCRPSCPAMTPKAGNMVFYPSAAAAQAEGFRACKRCRPDTTPGSPEWNVRADVVARAMRLIADGVVDRDGVAGLATRLGYSVRQVERQVRAELGAGPLALARAQRAQSARLLIETTDLPLADVAFAAGFGSIRAFNQTVQEVYAVAPRDLRRTRAAGRAGPEQEAAPASPQAWQLVPLRLAVRRPFLPDNVFGHLAATAVPGIEEWRDGAYVRSLRLPHGPAVVALAPEPDHVAARLWLSDLRDLGVAVSRCRWTLDLDADPQAVDEALGADRRLAPLVRRAPGRRVPRSGDAEEAALRIVLGQQVSTAAARTLAARLVASHGTALPEPVGGVTHGFPAPSELADLDPAELAMPAARRRTFSGLVRALADGDVDVQPTADPVAAREGLAALPGVGPWTVESIAMRCLGDPDAFPAADLGVRRGAESVGLPGAPGALVAASAAWRPWRAYAVQHLWATSDHPINRLPEPGTTKESA
- a CDS encoding methylated-DNA--[protein]-cysteine S-methyltransferase; amino-acid sequence: MSDNNDSTTATVRHLRMPQTPVGPIVLVADGDSLAGVYMHEHRHAPEVTQFGPEIADDPFLVGVARQLSEYFAGEREMFDVPVSPRGTDFQRLVWDGLREIPYGQTWTYAQLARHIGQPTASRAVGLANGRNPVSIVVPCHRVVGSDGSLTGYGGGLDNKRALLDLERSHTDSALF
- a CDS encoding histone-like nucleoid-structuring protein Lsr2, whose translation is MAQKVIVQLLDDIDQTPADETVRFALDGVNYEIDLTTANAAKLRDSLAQWTGHARRTGGRKSTGRGGSSGGSGRQDLNEMREWGRKNGFKVSDRGRVSRELQEAYDKANG
- the ligD gene encoding non-homologous end-joining DNA ligase, which encodes MPDQDQLLVEVDGQRLRVSNLDKVLYPQTETTKGEVLNYYARVAAALLPVLADRPVTRVRWPHGTGDMSFFEKNIPGGTPRWIERATIVGHGSRGGGEKVTYPLLRGVADLTYFANLASLELHVPQWRVGEEEDGRSEPQHPDRLVVDLDPGAPAGLHECARVALLVREELAREGLETVVPVTSGSKGMQLYAPLDGSRSSDDARELARGIAERLQKAEPKLVVWRMTKSLRPGKVFLDWSQNVAAKTTIAPYSLRGKDRPTAAAPRTWDEVETGADDPESLRQLDLDDVLERLADQGDLFAPISAA